The Corynebacterium simulans genome contains a region encoding:
- a CDS encoding TetR family transcriptional regulator: MQEEMSLREQKRLKTRLRIEDAATSLVDKRGFAAVTIEEICEKAGISRRTFFNYFDSKDSAVLGAPSALFSQDQRAYFLDTPTENLLRLTVELVISHLDGHHADKAIAARRRRIASDPDAAAASFSRKRAKSTEIAELITLRLKQEPQLQLMPEVAPETEALLIGATVREALWIATASPEISCEQPFEQKFNDALALLITFTKGLKW, from the coding sequence GTGCAAGAAGAAATGTCACTACGCGAGCAGAAGCGACTCAAGACGCGACTGCGTATCGAAGACGCCGCCACTTCCCTGGTGGACAAGCGAGGCTTCGCCGCAGTCACCATTGAGGAGATCTGCGAAAAAGCGGGGATTTCAAGGCGCACATTCTTTAACTACTTCGATTCCAAAGACTCCGCAGTCTTGGGCGCCCCTAGCGCACTATTTTCCCAAGACCAACGAGCATATTTCCTTGATACTCCAACGGAAAACCTGCTGCGTTTGACCGTGGAACTTGTCATTTCTCATTTGGACGGGCACCACGCTGACAAGGCAATTGCAGCAAGGCGGCGCCGCATAGCAAGCGACCCAGATGCTGCCGCGGCGTCGTTTAGCCGCAAACGCGCCAAGTCAACCGAGATTGCAGAACTCATCACGCTTCGCCTCAAGCAAGAACCGCAGCTACAGCTCATGCCAGAAGTTGCGCCAGAGACAGAAGCATTACTCATCGGAGCCACCGTTAGAGAAGCGCTTTGGATTGCCACCGCTTCCCCCGAAATCAGCTGCGAACAACCATTTGAGCAAAAGTTCAATGATGCACTCGCACTCCTTATCACTTTCACGAAAGGACTGAAATGGTAG
- a CDS encoding MDR family MFS transporter, translated as MVDTAKLPTNNVGEAQPAQAGGNEKKENNVALVFSALVLTMLMSSLGQMIFSSALPTIVGELGGVDHMSWVISAFLVTMTIAMPISGKLGDMMGRKWLYIGGIAVFVVGSAIGGFANDMNWLILGRAVQGFGAGFMMISSQSIIAEVTTARERGKFMGIMGGVFGLSSVLGPVLGGWFTDGPGWRWGLWMNIPLGLLAITVCTIVLHLRVGDTDLRKFDALGATFIAITTASLILMTTWGGTQYEWSDPIIIGLGITVVVGAIITVIVESKAKEPLIPVHLFKNRNMVLTTAAGTVLGLAMFGVLGYMPTYLQMVHTLTPTKAGLMMIPMMVGLIGTSTAVGFIIARTGHYKIYPIIGLIITAGALFWMSKLTVDTPLVQLGAEFFVFGVGLGFVQQVLVLIVQNSFPIALVGTATAANNFFRQIGSAVGASLVGSLFIHNMKDEMAANMPAAIKAMGPEGAQYAEQFASATGGSSRLTPNMVAHLPDAIQSVILNAYNDGLTPVILLMVPMAIVALLLVLPITEEHLKEEIS; from the coding sequence ATGGTAGATACCGCCAAGTTGCCGACTAACAACGTCGGCGAGGCGCAGCCAGCACAAGCTGGCGGAAACGAAAAGAAAGAAAACAACGTAGCTCTCGTTTTCTCCGCCCTCGTTCTCACCATGTTGATGAGCTCCTTGGGCCAAATGATTTTCTCTTCGGCCCTGCCCACTATTGTGGGCGAGCTCGGCGGCGTCGACCACATGAGCTGGGTTATCTCCGCTTTCTTGGTCACCATGACCATCGCTATGCCAATCTCTGGCAAGCTGGGCGACATGATGGGCCGCAAGTGGCTCTATATCGGCGGCATCGCAGTCTTCGTCGTCGGCTCTGCCATCGGTGGCTTCGCAAATGACATGAACTGGCTCATTTTGGGCCGCGCTGTCCAGGGCTTCGGCGCTGGCTTCATGATGATTTCCTCCCAGTCCATCATCGCGGAGGTCACCACTGCTCGTGAGCGCGGCAAGTTCATGGGCATCATGGGCGGCGTCTTTGGCCTTTCTTCCGTTCTGGGCCCAGTCCTCGGCGGCTGGTTCACCGACGGCCCGGGCTGGCGCTGGGGTCTGTGGATGAATATTCCACTTGGTCTGCTCGCCATTACCGTGTGCACCATCGTGCTGCACCTGCGCGTTGGCGATACTGACCTGCGTAAGTTCGACGCTCTTGGCGCTACTTTCATCGCTATCACCACCGCTTCCCTCATCCTCATGACTACTTGGGGCGGCACGCAGTACGAGTGGTCTGACCCAATCATCATTGGCTTGGGCATCACCGTTGTCGTCGGCGCTATTATCACCGTGATCGTCGAGTCGAAGGCCAAGGAGCCGCTGATTCCGGTTCACCTTTTTAAGAACCGCAACATGGTTCTGACCACCGCAGCCGGTACTGTCCTCGGTCTGGCAATGTTCGGTGTGCTTGGCTACATGCCAACCTACCTGCAGATGGTTCATACGTTGACCCCAACCAAGGCGGGCCTCATGATGATTCCGATGATGGTAGGCCTCATCGGCACCTCGACTGCCGTTGGCTTCATCATCGCCCGCACGGGCCACTACAAGATTTACCCAATCATCGGCCTTATCATCACCGCCGGTGCTTTGTTCTGGATGTCCAAGCTGACCGTGGATACGCCCCTGGTTCAGCTCGGTGCTGAGTTCTTCGTCTTCGGCGTGGGCCTGGGTTTTGTGCAGCAGGTTCTGGTTCTCATCGTGCAAAACTCCTTCCCTATCGCGCTGGTCGGTACCGCAACGGCTGCCAACAACTTCTTCCGCCAGATTGGTTCCGCAGTTGGTGCTTCCCTCGTTGGATCCCTGTTCATCCACAACATGAAGGATGAGATGGCAGCCAACATGCCAGCTGCAATCAAGGCCATGGGCCCTGAGGGCGCGCAGTACGCTGAGCAGTTCGCTTCCGCAACGGGCGGTTCTTCCCGCCTGACCCCGAACATGGTTGCGCACCTTCCGGATGCAATTCAGTCCGTCATCCTCAACGCCTACAACGATGGCCTGACTCCGGTCATCTTGCTCATGGTTCCTATGGCCATCGTTGCCCTTCTTTTGGTTCTTCCCATCACGGAAGAGCACCTTAAGGAAGAGATCTCTTAA
- a CDS encoding GNAT family N-acetyltransferase, whose amino-acid sequence MAENKPAKNFKIRPFVTADYPQMRAIYEEGLNTGHATYETRSLTLEQFTRAKIMSSVFVAVEEDDDSKVLGWVSAAQISSRSVFHGVVEDSIYISAEAQGRGIAGALLDKLIETCKDLHKWAIHAWIFPENQGSAGLHKSRGFVKVGTYSHMAKMTYGEMAGQWRDTDVYELLLPKPDERERGNNN is encoded by the coding sequence ATGGCAGAAAACAAACCCGCGAAGAACTTTAAGATTCGACCTTTTGTTACGGCCGACTATCCCCAGATGCGGGCAATTTATGAAGAGGGCCTAAACACCGGTCACGCTACGTATGAAACGCGTTCTTTGACACTGGAGCAGTTTACCCGTGCAAAGATCATGTCCTCGGTCTTCGTTGCGGTTGAGGAAGACGATGATTCCAAGGTATTGGGCTGGGTTTCTGCAGCGCAGATTTCCTCCCGCTCAGTCTTCCATGGTGTGGTGGAAGATTCCATCTACATCAGCGCGGAGGCTCAAGGCCGTGGCATCGCCGGTGCCCTGCTCGATAAGCTCATCGAAACCTGCAAGGACCTCCACAAGTGGGCAATCCACGCGTGGATCTTCCCAGAAAACCAGGGTTCCGCAGGCCTACATAAGTCTCGCGGCTTCGTCAAGGTCGGTACCTACTCCCACATGGCGAAGATGACCTACGGCGAGATGGCCGGTCAGTGGCGCGACACCGACGTCTACGAGCTGCTGCTTCCGAAGCCAGATGAGCGGGAGCGAGGCAACAATAATTAG